The proteins below come from a single Solea solea chromosome 6, fSolSol10.1, whole genome shotgun sequence genomic window:
- the tamm41 gene encoding phosphatidate cytidylyltransferase, mitochondrial — protein sequence MTLPALHNTGVVYRRILSQFPQDISLAFAYGSGVFKQHGTSQGQMEKNMMDFVFAVDDPVTWHTMNLLQNRKHYSILKLLGPTKIHSIQNDHGAAVYYNTLVPVDGRIIKYGVISTESLIEDLMHWKTMYIAGRLHKPVKMLVQNENGKLRAALVANLKSAVMASFLMLPESFNEEDLFMQIAGLSYAGDFRMVIGEDKSKVANIVKDNIEHFRSLYNNILQDCPQVVYKPQQGKLEVDKSPEGQFIQLMALPRTLQQKITKIVDPPGKNRDVEEILLQVAQDPDCGAVVQQGISTIVKSSSITQSIKGIATAGIWKSVSYSSKKLLKMWKGWRRRKPSVSHMS from the exons ATGACTCTTCCTGCTTTGCACAACACCGGCGTCGTTTACCGAAGGATTCTGTCACAGTTTCCCCAGGACATTAGTTTAGCTTTTGCCTATGGATCTGGCGTTTTCAAGCAGCATGGGACCAGCCAAGGTCAAATGGAG AAAAACATGATGGATTTTGTTTTCGCGGTGGACGACCCAGTGACATGGCACACCATGAATCTGCTGCAAAACCGCAAACACTACTCCATTCTCAAATTGCTGGGGCCCACGAAGATCCACTCCATACAAAATGACCATGGGGCTGCAGTGTACTACAACACACTGGTGCCTGTCGATGGGAGG ATCATCAAATATGGCGTGATAAGCACAGAATCTTTAATCGAGGACCTGATGCACTGGAAGACCATGTACATTGCTGGACGTCTTCACAAACCA GTGAAAATGCTGGTGCAGAATGAGAATGGAAAGCTCCGTGCAGCTTTGGTGGCCAACCTGAAGAGTGCTGTGATGGCCTCCTTTCTCATGCTGCCAGAGAGCTTCAATGAAGAAGACCTTTTCATGCAGATAGCTGGCCTTTCCTATGCAG GGGATTTCAGGATGGTGATCGGAGAAGACAAATCCAAAGTGGCCAATATCGTCAAAGACAACATTGAGCACTTCAGGAGTCTCTATAACAACATCCTGCAAGACTGCCCTCAAGTCGTCTACAAACCTCAGCAAGGAAAACTTGAG GTAGACAAAAGCCCCGAGGGACAATTTATCCAGCTGATGGCTTTGCCACGCACCCTCCAGCAGAAGATCACAAAGATTGTGGATCCTCCGGGAAAGAACCGAGATGTGGAGGAGATCCTGCTGCAGGTGGCCCAGGATCCAGACTGTGGAGCTGTCGTTCAGCAAG GAATCTCAACTATTGTAAAATCCTCCAGCATAACACAGAGTATCAAAGGAATCGCCACAGCTG GTATTTGGAAGTCGGTGTCGTACAGCTCTAAGAAACTTTTAAAGATGTGGAagggctggaggaggaggaagccgTCCGTGTCCCACATGTCCTGA